One Glandiceps talaboti chromosome 20, keGlaTala1.1, whole genome shotgun sequence genomic region harbors:
- the LOC144450758 gene encoding histone H2B-like, with product MPPKGSGKAVKKAGKAPPAARSGDKKKRKRRRKESYGIYIYKVMKQVHPDTGISSKAMSIMNSFVNDIFERIAAEASRLAHYNKRSTITSREIQTAVRLLLPGELAKHAVSEGTKAVTKYTSSK from the coding sequence ATGCCTCCCAAAGGAAGTGGAAAAGCCGTAAAGAAGGCCGGTAAGGCCCCACCAGCTGCCCGTAGTGGTGACAAGAAGAAGAGAAAGAGACGAAGGAAGGAAAGCTATGGTATCTACATCTACAAAGTCATGAAGCAGGTTCACCCAGACACTGGTATCTCCTCCAAAGCCATGTCTATCATGAACAGCTTCGTCAACGACATCTTCGAGCGTATTGCCGCTGAAGCTTCCCGTCTTGCCCACTACAACAAGAGATCCACCATCACTAGCAGAGAAATCCAGACTGCTGTACGTCTCTTGCTGCCCGGTGAGCTTGCCAAGCACGCCGTCAGTGAGGGTACCAAAGCCGTCACCAAGTACACCAGTTCTAAGTAA
- the LOC144450948 gene encoding glycine N-acyltransferase-like: protein MAYQINTTKIPLLLKALTKWLPACLPVYQMIKRYNNNVNTWPGVTIYNDSDDMEKITTVLCFAGDYENKLTGKTYYFYSVDDNRLKFLINDVVDWTNDLIQFKMTNVSQMEVVQQVGENHKRYLHGPKSLGCCIYTGYDQQRLLQFVSKPLPDGFQLRPLQEEHASLVQSIWSYTDPMPSIKHFINLTQHLPNLAIYHGTQVVSWAVVKASGDIGHTFTLPEYRGRGFSSIITANLAMKLLEAGNTPYVAVETTNTESAHMHEKLGFVRQDCPEIYYYFFSPDTPE, encoded by the coding sequence ATGGCATATCAAATCAACACAACTAAAATTCCACTCTTGTTGAAGGCGTTGACAAAATGGCTACCGGCCTGCCTCCCTGTTTACCAGATGATCAAACGTTACAACAACAACGTTAACACCTGGCCAGGTGTGACCATCTACAATGACAGTGATGACATGGAGAAAATAACAACTGTACTGTGCTTTGCTGGtgattatgaaaacaaacttaCAGGCAAAACATACTATTTCTATAGTGTAGATGACAACAGGTTGAAATTTCTGATAAATGATGTTGTAGATTGGACCAATGATCTTATTCAGTTTAAAATGACGAACGTCTCACAAATGGAGGTGGTTCAGCAAGTTGGCGAGAATCACAAAAGATATTTACATGGCCCCAAGTCATTGGGTTGTTGTATCTACACTGGGTATGATCAACAAAGATTACTTCAATTTGTCTCCAAGCCTCTACCTGACGGATTTCAACTTAGACCACTACAGGAAGAACATGCATCATTAGTACAGAGTATATGGTCATACACAGATCCTATGCCGTCTATAAAACACTTTATTAACCTGACTCAGCACTTGCCAAACCTTGCCATCTACCATGGTACACAGGTAGTTTCATGGGCTGTTGTGAAAGCGTCTGGTGATATAGGTCACACATTTACCCTCCCTGAATACAGAGGGAGAGGTTTTTCCAGCATAATTACAGCAAATCTTGCGATGAAGTTACTTGAAGCTGGAAATACACCCTATGTAGCTGTTGAAACTACTAACACAGAATCTGCACACATGCATGAAAA
- the LOC144450689 gene encoding histone H2A-like, whose amino-acid sequence MSGRGKGGKAKGKAKSRSSRAGLQFPVGRVHRFLRKGNYAKRVGAGAPVYMAAVLEYLAAEILELAGNAARDNKKTRIIPRHLQLAVRNDEELNKLLGGVTIAQGGVLPNIQAVLLPKKTQAKSK is encoded by the coding sequence ATGTCTGGACGTGGTAAAGGAGGCAAAGCAAAGGGTAAGGCAAAGAGCCGTTCCAGCCGTGCTGGTTTACAGTTCCCAGTCGGCCGTGTGCACCGTTTCCTGCGTAAGGGCAACTACGCTAAGCGTGTTGGTGCTGGTGCCCCAGTCTACATGGCTGCCGTTCTCGAATACTTGGCCGCTGAAATCCTTGAGTTGGCAGGAAACGCCGCCCGTGACAACAAGAAGACGAGAATCATCCCTCGTCACTTGCAGTTGGCTGTCCGTAATGACGAAGAATTGAACAAACTTCTAGGAGGTGTCACCATCGCCCAGGGTGGTGTATTGCCAAACATCCAGGCAGTACTCTTGCCCAAGAAGACCCAAGCCAAATCCAAGTAA
- the LOC144450822 gene encoding histone H4 → MSGRGKGGKGLGKGGAKRHRKVLRDNIQGITKPAIRRLARRGGVKRISGLIYEETRGVLKVFLENVIRDAVTYTEHAKRKTVTAMDVVYALKRQGRTLYGFGG, encoded by the coding sequence ATGTCTGGACGCGGTAAAGGAGGCAAAGGTCTAGGAAAGGGAGGCGCCAAGCGTCATCGTAAAGTTCTTCGTGATAACATCCAGGGTATCACCAAGCCCGCTATCCGTCGTTTGGCCCGTCGTGGTGGTGTCAAGCGTATCTCTGGTCTCATCTACGAAGAAACTCGTGGTGTACTGAAGGTATTCTTGGAGAACGTCATCCGTGATGCCGTCACCTACACCGAGCATGCCAAGAGAAAGACCGTCACCGCCATGGATGTCGTCTATGCTCTGAAACGCCAAGGCCGTACTCTGTACGGATTTGGTGGTTAG